In a single window of the Gammaproteobacteria bacterium genome:
- a CDS encoding conserved membrane hypothetical protein (Evidence 4 : Unknown function but conserved in other organisms), whose protein sequence is MKRLLLIFILASSVTLPMTADAGLIRDAGRSCVFGAALLATTTYLGLTPGVLSTGPITIPFSFQSVTASNAVVGCGVTAAASTAASVFTWLYDSLF, encoded by the coding sequence ATGAAACGTTTATTGTTGATTTTTATTCTGGCCTCCAGCGTCACCCTGCCGATGACCGCCGATGCAGGCTTAATCCGTGACGCAGGACGCTCCTGTGTCTTTGGCGCGGCCCTCCTTGCTACTACCACATATCTTGGTCTGACTCCGGGGGTATTAAGCACGGGTCCAATAACCATACCTTTCTCTTTTCAGTCGGTAACTGCATCTAACGCGGTAGTGGGTTGCGGTGTCACCGCTGCCGCCTCGACTGCTGCTTCCGTATTTACCTGGCTTTACGATTCACTCTTCTGA
- the hypF gene encoding Carbamoyltransferase HypF — protein sequence MSVAFPLAARRLILNGRVQGVGFRPFVYRLAMEYQLVGWVMNRVGWVEIHAQGVMAALDGFEVDLIKRAPPLARPTIQSWRALDCENFGEFFIRASIADDCTQIHVPPDYFACNECVTELFDPTDRRYRYPFINCTQCGPRYTLIERLPYDRPYTTMADFALCPACHAQYQDPKDRRFHAQPLACPVCGPRLRFHAIGQPPRDDDGSELSLAACLNALRAGKIVAIKGIGGYHLTCDATNQSAVTRLRDRKLRPHKPLAVMIPQTGDDGLDEARRYADPHPNELALLIDPSRPIVLMRKACTDSLRLAAGIAPGLTEIGLMLPYSPLHHLLLRELDRPMVATSANLAGEPILTAELDVETRLGQVAEAFLHHDRPIRRPADDAVWHLVAGKMRPLRLGRGGAPLELHLPFRLDAPLLAVGAQLKTTLALAWDERVVISPHIGDLGTPRAQAVFEQQINDLQELYGVRATRIVHDAHPDYSNTRWARRTALPIIQVYHHHAHAGAVAGEMILADDNLDRNAAPVLVFTWDGTGLGPDRTLWGGEALLGRPGNWRRVATLRPFRLIGGERVSREPWRAAAALAWEIGAPWTFIRPNDDNDDGVYPSQGELLIRHAWEHGLNCLQTSAVGRIFDAAAALIGVLGHASFEGQGPMYLEASCDEPGHAVVLPLSKSDGIWVTDWAPLVAHLQDIQVTSAQRAADLHATLARALLEQALRIRAEHGVNKIGLGGGVFQNRVLTEAVVKLLGEQDFSIIIPEQLPVNDAAISFGQIIEVTAKNN from the coding sequence GTGTCCGTTGCGTTTCCCTTGGCCGCTCGCCGCTTGATCCTGAACGGGCGTGTCCAAGGAGTAGGTTTTCGTCCATTTGTTTATCGCTTGGCCATGGAATATCAACTTGTGGGCTGGGTGATGAATCGCGTTGGATGGGTTGAGATTCACGCCCAAGGCGTGATGGCCGCTCTGGATGGTTTCGAAGTTGACCTAATCAAACGCGCCCCACCCTTGGCCCGTCCCACCATTCAATCTTGGCGAGCGCTTGATTGCGAGAATTTTGGCGAATTTTTCATTCGTGCCAGCATTGCGGACGATTGCACTCAGATCCATGTCCCGCCCGACTATTTTGCTTGTAACGAATGTGTAACCGAGCTATTTGATCCTACTGACCGTCGCTATCGCTATCCCTTCATCAATTGTACGCAATGTGGACCACGTTACACCCTTATTGAACGCCTACCCTACGACCGCCCTTATACCACGATGGCGGATTTCGCGCTTTGTCCGGCTTGCCATGCGCAGTATCAAGACCCCAAAGATCGCCGTTTTCATGCTCAACCCCTTGCTTGCCCAGTGTGCGGGCCGCGTTTGCGTTTTCATGCCATTGGCCAGCCACCACGCGATGATGATGGTTCGGAACTATCCCTGGCCGCCTGTCTAAACGCCCTGCGCGCCGGCAAAATAGTAGCGATCAAGGGAATTGGTGGCTACCATCTTACCTGCGATGCCACGAACCAATCGGCCGTAACTCGATTGCGCGATCGTAAGCTGCGGCCACATAAACCGTTGGCAGTAATGATTCCGCAAACTGGTGACGATGGCTTGGACGAAGCGCGGCGTTACGCAGATCCGCACCCCAACGAACTGGCGCTACTCATCGATCCATCGCGCCCTATCGTTTTAATGCGCAAGGCCTGCACGGATTCTTTACGCTTGGCCGCTGGAATCGCTCCTGGACTAACAGAGATAGGGTTAATGCTGCCTTATAGTCCACTTCATCATCTATTGCTGCGTGAATTGGATCGCCCCATGGTTGCAACTTCGGCCAATCTGGCGGGCGAACCGATCTTAACCGCAGAGTTAGATGTGGAAACTCGTCTTGGACAGGTCGCAGAAGCTTTTCTACATCATGATCGTCCAATTCGCCGCCCGGCCGACGATGCGGTCTGGCACCTAGTCGCGGGGAAAATGCGTCCTCTCCGATTAGGCAGGGGCGGCGCTCCGCTCGAACTCCATCTACCTTTTCGGCTAGACGCGCCGTTGCTGGCGGTGGGCGCACAACTTAAAACTACTTTAGCCCTGGCTTGGGACGAGCGCGTAGTAATCTCTCCACATATTGGCGACTTGGGAACACCGCGCGCTCAAGCGGTATTCGAGCAACAAATCAACGACCTTCAGGAACTTTATGGTGTCCGGGCGACACGTATCGTCCATGACGCCCATCCCGATTACAGCAATACCCGCTGGGCACGACGCACGGCGCTACCCATAATCCAGGTATATCATCATCATGCCCATGCCGGTGCCGTGGCGGGCGAGATGATCCTTGCGGACGATAATTTGGATCGGAACGCTGCCCCTGTGCTGGTTTTTACCTGGGATGGTACTGGCCTGGGTCCGGATCGAACCCTCTGGGGCGGCGAAGCTCTATTGGGTCGTCCAGGGAATTGGCGTCGCGTTGCAACGCTGCGTCCTTTTCGTCTGATCGGTGGCGAACGAGTCAGTCGCGAACCTTGGCGTGCCGCAGCGGCGCTGGCTTGGGAGATTGGCGCGCCCTGGACGTTCATTCGCCCAAATGATGATAATGATGATGGCGTATACCCGTCTCAAGGAGAATTATTGATTCGCCATGCCTGGGAACACGGCCTAAATTGCCTTCAGACGAGTGCCGTCGGACGAATTTTCGACGCTGCCGCAGCCTTGATTGGGGTTCTTGGCCATGCCAGTTTTGAGGGTCAAGGTCCGATGTACCTGGAGGCTTCATGCGACGAACCTGGTCACGCCGTGGTTTTGCCATTGAGTAAGAGTGACGGAATATGGGTGACCGATTGGGCACCCTTGGTTGCGCATTTACAAGACATTCAAGTTACGTCTGCCCAACGCGCCGCCGATCTTCACGCCACCCTTGCCCGTGCATTGCTGGAGCAAGCCTTACGCATACGTGCTGAACATGGGGTGAACAAAATTGGACTCGGCGGCGGGGTTTTTCAAAATCGAGTATTGACTGAAGCGGTAGTAAAATTACTCGGAGAACAAGATTTTTCAATTATTATCCCTGAGCAGCTGCCGGTGAACGATGCTGCCATATCTTTTGGGCAAATAATCGAAGTCACTGCCAAAAATAACTGA
- a CDS encoding zinc protease yields the protein MKPRAGIHMLTDFLLTRIRWGLLGIIMLLFLCNFPVPAAAAPRIQYWRMNNGTRVYFVEAHELPMVDLRVVFDAGSARDGTHPGIASLTNSLIDQGAGEWNADALAEKLASLGTRLYNDSLRDMALVGLRSLVRQNILNSAADLLAEIITYPTFPTDAYERERSHTLTALEEEKQSPATVASKAFYQAIYGDHPYAHPMLGTEASVAGLTREDIINFHRRYYVGHNAVIALVGDLDRAGAEALVTRVMGKLPAGEIPSPLLPAQELTSTVAIEPIFFPTAQTHILSGQPLIQRSDPDYFPLYLGNHILGGSGLVSRISEEIREKRGLSYSAYSELLPMRVKGPFVMGLQTRNDKAGEARQVLQQILEKFMRDGPSQDELLKAQQNITGGFALRLDSNHKVVEYLAMIGFYNHPLDYLDRFKANVEAVTVEKIRDAFQRRINPARLVTVVVGARI from the coding sequence ATGAAGCCAAGGGCGGGGATACACATGTTGACTGATTTTCTTCTAACCCGTATCCGTTGGGGTCTGTTGGGAATCATCATGCTGTTATTTTTGTGTAATTTTCCTGTTCCGGCGGCAGCCGCTCCTCGCATCCAGTATTGGCGAATGAATAATGGGACAAGGGTCTACTTCGTCGAAGCTCACGAACTGCCGATGGTGGATCTTCGCGTGGTGTTCGACGCAGGCAGCGCCCGCGACGGCACCCACCCTGGTATTGCCTCACTCACCAATAGCCTCATTGACCAAGGCGCGGGTGAATGGAACGCAGATGCCCTCGCCGAAAAACTGGCGAGTCTCGGTACCCGACTTTATAACGATTCGTTACGCGACATGGCTTTAGTGGGTTTGCGTAGTCTTGTACGGCAGAATATTCTCAATTCGGCTGCGGACCTTCTGGCAGAAATTATTACTTATCCGACTTTTCCGACAGATGCCTATGAACGGGAGCGTTCCCACACTCTGACCGCGCTTGAAGAGGAAAAACAATCACCGGCAACCGTGGCGAGCAAAGCTTTTTATCAGGCGATTTATGGCGATCATCCCTACGCTCACCCCATGCTGGGTACCGAGGCAAGTGTAGCGGGCCTTACTCGGGAAGATATTATTAATTTTCACCGTCGCTATTACGTCGGACATAATGCAGTGATTGCTCTCGTGGGTGACCTCGACCGTGCAGGAGCCGAAGCGTTAGTAACACGAGTGATGGGGAAACTACCTGCGGGAGAGATACCATCACCCTTACTTCCGGCACAAGAGCTTACGTCAACTGTGGCAATTGAACCCATTTTTTTTCCCACGGCGCAGACGCATATTCTTTCTGGCCAACCCTTGATTCAACGCTCAGATCCGGATTATTTCCCACTTTATTTGGGAAATCATATTCTAGGTGGGAGTGGGTTGGTATCTCGAATATCTGAAGAAATTCGTGAAAAGCGTGGACTATCTTATTCTGCGTATAGCGAATTGCTACCGATGCGCGTTAAGGGTCCCTTTGTCATGGGGCTTCAAACTCGTAACGATAAGGCAGGAGAAGCTCGTCAAGTCTTGCAACAAATTTTAGAGAAATTCATGCGGGATGGGCCTAGCCAGGATGAATTGCTCAAAGCTCAACAAAATATTACTGGTGGTTTTGCCTTGCGTCTTGATAGCAATCACAAAGTTGTCGAATATTTGGCCATGATCGGATTCTATAATCATCCCTTAGATTATTTAGATCGTTTCAAGGCCAACGTGGAAGCTGTCACCGTGGAAAAAATCCGTGATGCCTTCCAGCGTCGAATAAATCCCGCACGCTTGGTTACCGTGGTAGTGGGAGCTAGAATCTAA
- a CDS encoding conserved hypothetical protein (Evidence 4 : Unknown function but conserved in other organisms), giving the protein MNKIVEFSDAELQLVQEIVDRRYGVSTEIQPVTTEIRLYQEDQELTQCSGLYWEGRKANFLIFKTNIDRFRSLFFYRVRSQYGTGIPEYDDLKECVTHLLQVQADHEAKGGDTHVD; this is encoded by the coding sequence ATGAACAAAATAGTCGAATTTAGTGATGCTGAATTACAGCTTGTTCAGGAGATTGTTGATCGGCGCTATGGTGTGTCGACAGAAATTCAGCCGGTAACGACTGAAATAAGATTGTACCAAGAAGATCAGGAACTTACGCAATGTTCCGGTCTTTATTGGGAGGGACGCAAGGCTAATTTCTTGATTTTTAAAACAAACATTGATCGTTTTCGGAGTTTGTTTTTTTATCGGGTTCGCTCTCAGTATGGAACCGGTATTCCTGAGTATGATGATCTTAAGGAATGTGTCACCCACCTTTTGCAGGTGCAGGCCGATCATGAAGCCAAGGGCGGGGATACACATGTTGACTGA
- a CDS encoding DUF302 domain-containing protein, producing the protein MQFIKNILTIIGLIVVILGAAVYLKANELLSEFDAGVIPAYTDFAKTLLVTRDPGSAMVLAVPVKEGISIDEVKESLKSLANSRNFLFVGEAPFYKQVEAITGKPYRHIEFLSFCDARVGKMMADYNDAYTAFMPCRISVVQDKNGKLWLYTMRLDLMIHGGKPLPGELRKEALRVWGVIQEIMRAAAVGDF; encoded by the coding sequence ATGCAATTTATCAAAAACATTTTAACGATCATTGGATTAATCGTCGTTATTTTAGGTGCAGCAGTCTATCTGAAGGCCAATGAATTATTATCCGAATTCGATGCTGGGGTAATACCCGCATATACGGATTTCGCTAAAACTCTTCTTGTCACGCGAGATCCAGGAAGTGCGATGGTTTTAGCCGTACCGGTTAAAGAGGGTATTTCTATTGATGAGGTAAAGGAATCCCTCAAAAGTCTGGCAAACAGCCGCAATTTTTTGTTTGTTGGTGAGGCACCATTCTATAAACAGGTGGAAGCCATTACCGGCAAGCCGTACCGTCATATTGAATTTCTCTCATTTTGTGATGCCCGGGTTGGCAAAATGATGGCTGACTACAATGATGCCTATACGGCGTTCATGCCCTGCCGCATCAGTGTGGTCCAGGATAAAAATGGCAAGTTGTGGCTTTATACTATGCGGCTCGATCTTATGATCCATGGTGGTAAGCCGTTACCCGGAGAATTACGTAAAGAAGCGCTACGGGTATGGGGGGTCATCCAAGAGATTATGCGTGCTGCCGCCGTGGGTGATTTCTGA
- the fccA gene encoding Cytochrome subunit of sulfide dehydrogenase: MYQTINATLLAALVLGVSTPVLAEQQTPTGAMLANNCTGCHGSDGVSNGPSIPSIGGLNEEYFVGIMNAYKDGTAYSTIMGRLVKGYSEDEIKAMANFYAKKSFVDAIQKSNTNLAKTGKDLHEKYCETCHEKGGADSSESGILAGQWIPYLQWTIADFKNGKRTVDKKMLKKLEQMFSQKGDEGIDALINYYAAQKK; the protein is encoded by the coding sequence GTGTATCAAACAATCAACGCCACTCTTCTAGCAGCCTTGGTGCTTGGCGTATCCACGCCAGTCCTAGCTGAACAGCAAACTCCCACGGGAGCCATGCTGGCTAATAATTGCACTGGTTGCCATGGCAGCGACGGCGTAAGTAATGGCCCCTCCATTCCTAGTATTGGAGGATTGAATGAAGAGTATTTCGTAGGGATTATGAATGCCTATAAGGATGGAACTGCTTATTCCACTATTATGGGTAGACTTGTCAAGGGTTATTCTGAGGACGAAATTAAGGCAATGGCTAATTTTTACGCCAAAAAATCGTTTGTTGATGCCATCCAAAAGTCTAACACCAACCTAGCGAAAACAGGAAAGGATCTTCACGAAAAATATTGCGAGACCTGTCATGAAAAAGGGGGTGCTGACAGTAGCGAATCGGGTATTTTAGCGGGCCAATGGATACCGTATCTCCAATGGACGATTGCCGATTTTAAAAATGGCAAGCGCACAGTAGATAAAAAAATGTTGAAAAAGCTCGAACAGATGTTCTCCCAAAAGGGAGATGAAGGGATCGATGCTTTAATCAACTATTACGCCGCCCAAAAGAAATAA